A stretch of the Ornithodoros turicata isolate Travis chromosome 4, ASM3712646v1, whole genome shotgun sequence genome encodes the following:
- the LOC135391914 gene encoding transcription factor IIIB 50 kDa subunit-like codes for MAGKCPDCGEEAVISGNDVPSGCNVCTACGAVTEYLDLRISNGGPCEGTHFVDASKEKNSTLLLSRNSRHGTRGVHRVDAQHKLHGPRREGLHWLQQMALHFKMDTHTKERAEATYLELVGKTGHKKLAYKTALAAACCYVVMRLEHWSVSLKELSKFVQRTVGEINTAVRFVQKETGAEFSRASSADILRTVLRRYDVDDAEKVLSRGKEVLKVAEMCWQGEGRSPQNMASAAIYIAWKSLDPSRASTNYKAFCHKVGIQESKPVHDLATAFVKVLVKLAQKIPWVTSEKVKASNVTIYLPDIVKHAVSLVLDCSAPQVPCKEDTTNLRDAAVYATFRASSSPKRARRDSATEECGSDFSDSEIERYIRTPEEVEAVKRHMASYGLLH; via the exons ATGGCCGGTAAATGTCCGGACTGCGGAGAGGAGGCAGTTATTAGTGGTAACGATGTTCCAAGC GGATGTAATGTCTGCACCGCATGTGGAGCTGTCACGGAATACTTGGACCTCCGAATAAGCAACGGCGGGCCTTGCGAGGGCACCCACTTCGTCGACGCGTCCAAAGAAAAGAACTCCACCCTGCTTCTGTCTCGTAACTCGAGGCATGGTACCAGGGGTGTGCACCGTGTGGACGCTCAGCACAAACTCCATGGTCCCCGAAGAGAAGGGCTGCACTGGCTTCAGCAAATGGCACTTCACTTCAAGATGGACACGCACACGAAGGAACGGGCCGAGGCGACTTACCTGGAGCTGGTCGGGAAGACCGGCCACAAAAAACTGGCTTACAAGACCGCGCTGGCAGCGGCATGCTGTTACGTCGTGATGAGGCTGGAACACTGGTCTGTATCCCTCAAGGAACTGAGCAAGTTTGTGCAGCGCACAGTTGGAGAGATTAATACGGCGGTCCGTTTCGTGCAGAAG GAGACGGGTGCAGAGTTCTCACGAGCATCTTCGGCGGACATCTTGCGTACGGTACTCAGACGCTACGACGTTGACGACGCGGAGAAAGTGCTGTCACGAGGCAAGGAAGTGCTCAAGGTCGCGGAAATGTGCTGGCAGGGTGAAGGTCGCTCTCCTCAAAACATGGCGTCAGCGGCCATCTACATAGCCTGGAAGTCGTTGGATCCCAGCCGTGCCTCAACAAACTACAAGGCGTTCTGTCACAAGGTTGGCATCCAGGAGTCAAAGCCCGTACACGATTTGGCAACAGCGTTTGTTAAAGTGCTGGTTAAACTGGCACAGAAAATTCCGTGGGTCACAAGCGAAAAGGTGAAAGCGTCAAACGTGACGATTTATCTGCCCGATATCGTGAAACATGCCGTATCGCTCGTTCTGGACTGCAGCGCTCCGCAAGTTCCGTGCAAGGAAGACACCACAAATCTCCGTGACGCAGCCGTCTACGCTACATTCCGAGCATCGAGCTCGCCAAAGAGAGCGAGGAGAGATTCGGCAACGGAGGAATGCGGCTCGGACTTCTCAGACTCCGAGATTGAACGATATATTCGAACTCCAGAGGAAGTGGAAGCTGTGAAGAGACACATGGCCTCGTATGGACTGTTACATTGA
- the LOC135391918 gene encoding protein C12orf4 homolog — MPPAVEAEFLWEQTFNAKKFDVKYKVSIPSDVSVKEIVYQIMNDHNLPCYVEDDLTESLSKFIERETGSYYDQSATDAIEKFQRDGDVESLAQRWGKAFREEHLRYATREEETVESKFSAMYHTLIHSPALDTILSLEHAYALAVGELVRGRDDTLAKLQARQTAEMERCVQQVGMGLTDQDINGIAARHFDENQTVMAQLDSKIDDLKCTQKREFREWIRTVYEDYTSSKGGRGFGERMRAATKSFIGHDGEDWAPPPFRLSESFTIHLGSQLKVMHNLRLLSADVLDLCRHTTNKMGLPAPQRLHIAMSLYSNSLCGLVLMVDNRINSYVGIKRQFAAICHQSTELHFPDVDQQLENIRNKAREAAEIRAASLLGSESSSSQSSRRSSFSGHDHTNSSSPTLQAGDFYVTHHSNLSEAHVVFHMVEDDTLRSSDITSRHPVILGLRNMLRVAHERDVCNVTIPLLLVHELYEEMTIPWCLKRAELVFKCIKGFMIELASLVGEETRTVQFMVPQGISEDLFANLSAMLSSIFRISNPLVLK; from the exons ATGCCTCCAGCAGTGGAGGCAGAGTTTCTCTGGGAACAAACTTTTAACGCGAAAAAATTCGACGTCAAGTACAAAGTCTCTATCCCGAGCGATGTTTCAGTGAAGGAGATAGTGTACCAGATTATGAATGATCACAACCTGCCGTGCTACGTTGAAGACG acCTCACGGAAAGTTTGTCAAAGTTCATTGAAAGAGAAACGGGGTCGTACTACGATCAAAGTGCGACCGATGCCATAGAGAAGTTTCAGAGAGACGGAGATGTGGAGTCCTTAGCGCAGAGATGGGGCAAAGCATTTCGAGAG GAACACTTGCGCTATGCAACTCGAGAAGAAGAAACGGTAGAATCCAAATTCTCTGCAATGTACCACACTCTGATCCATTCACCAGCTTTGGACACAATCCTGAGCCTGGAGCACGCCTACGCCTTGGCTGTTGGAGAACTAGTCCGAGGACGGGACGATACACTGGCCAAACTGCAAGCGAG GCAAACGGCTGAGATGGAACGTTGTGTCCAGCAGGTGGGAATGGGACTCACCGATCAGGACATCAACGGCATAGCTGCCAGGCATTTCGATGAAAATCAG acaGTGATGGCGCAACTGGACTCCAAGATTGACGACCTAAAATGTACCCAGAAACGGGAATTCCGAGAGTGGATCAGGACCGTTTACGAAGACTACACTTCATCGAAAGGTGGCAGGGGATTCGG AGAGAGGATGCGTGCTGCTACGAAGTCCTTCATCGGCCACGATGGCGAGGACTGGGCGCCTCCGCCGTTTCGGTTATCCGAGAGTTTCACCATTCACCTCG GATCACAGCTAAAGGTCATGCACAATCTCAGACTCCTCTCAGCAGACGTTTTGGATTTGTGCAGGCATACAACAAATAAGATGGG CCTTCCAGCACCTCAACGTCTGCACATAGCAATGTCCCTCTATTCCAACAGCCTCTGTGGTCTCGTTCTGATGGTGGACAACAGAATAAACTCTTACGTGGGAATCAAAAGAC AATTTGCCGCCATCTGCCATCAGTCGACGGAACTTCATTTTCCCGACGTCGACCAACAGCTCGAGAACATTCGAAATAAAGCCCGCGAGGCTGCAGAAATTCGTGCTGCCAGCTTACTGGGGTCGGAAAGCTCTTCCAGCCAGTCCAGTCGGAGATCCAGTTTCTCGGGACATGATCACACG AATTCCAGCAGTCCTACGCTGCAAGCCGGTGACTTTTACGTCACGCACCATTCCAACCTGTCGGAAGCGCACGTCGTGTTCCACATGGTGGAAGACGACACCCTACGATCGTCCGACATCACATCTCGTCACCCCGTCATACTGGGCCTGCGGAATATGCTGCGAGTGGCGCACGAACGCGACGTCTGCAACGTCACCATTCCCCTCCTACTAGTCCACGAGCTGTACGAG GAGATGACCATTCCCTGGTGTCTGAAACGAGCGGAACTCGTGTTCAAGTGTATAAAAGGATTCATGATCGAGCTGGCATCTCTCGTCGGAGAAGAGACGCGGACCGTTCAGTTCATGGTTCCACAG ggaaTTTCGGAGGACCTGTTTGCCAACCTTTCTGCAATGCTCTCTTCGATATTCCGAATATCTAACCCGCTGGTTCTCAAGTGA
- the LOC135391913 gene encoding uncharacterized protein LOC135391913 yields the protein MKLGDRFRTFEELEERIKSYCKESFTQLYTRSSVSVVTARRTKGLKRHVNENISVYEIKYCCIHGGRTHKNRGKGVRKTSTYVKDCPFRIDCRVSTDGESIEVVDMADEHSKHDMSEEMFLHLPHNRKLTIEAQKDTKRLLQLGCNKKRVARALQEQTGQIVLSKDLSNIVTMNKDPKRHDLKTTVDYLQSTYRSDCHVLTSSGEFRGLLICTQEMKQSMRRYPEYIGIDGTYKLLDIRTPVFVIHNVDGNGSTETVCIALVVHEDAETLDWLLSKFKELHPAASQIGCVMADKDLLERQLLKEHFPEANILVCAYHTLRTFNREITTQKMNISSNLREKILQVLQGMVMARAEEKFDELEGKLYELAPPNVIQYYEKNWKTTKYEWYTGPQFMEGSFSNTTNNRLERFNGQLKNIMGTKNSLKDFFIQLFNLLGVLREEHRHSYYYALSKTPTDFADWDAPLQLYYSRLTPYAFRHVQKQYELSKLVRLPEAVDGTTYIYRSSAGSTLTVTCEECQCTEFLSMHLPCRHIFAVRREQTMNPFSEHIVDKRWTRQYYNEEFRQPGQASTQTEETGIPAVTCSEIVSRKRPMAQHEKYRRTFPYCKRLAELASEETGQNFLDRLSLLVSIINAWERGHTVSLPVQPENVDERIPEASHRYLTLMEVPSMSKWCVPWRTFSILLNFKYTCTLQSLSATCLLVYQQYAFYYIIPHPC from the exons ATGAAACTTGGCGACAGGTTCCGAACGTTTGAGGAGCTGGAAGAACGTATTAAGTCCTATTGCAAGGAATCGTTTACCCAGCTGTATACGCGGAGCTCCGTGTCAGTTGTGACGGCCCGTAGGACGAAAGGTCTCAAGCGTCATGTCAACGAAAACATCTCCGTGTACGAAATAAAGTACTGCTGCATACACGGTGGCAGGACGCACAAAAACCGTGGAAAGGGAGTTCGGAAGACAAG CACATATGTCAAGGACTGCCCGTTCCGGATTGACTGTCGCGTGTCGACTGACGGAGAGTCTATAGAGGTTGTGGACATGGCAGATGAGCATAGCAAACACGATATGTCAGAG GAGATGTTTTTGCACCTCCCCCACAATCGAAAGCTCACCATCGAGGCGCAAAAGGACACCAAAAGGCTCCTTCAGCTGGGCTGCAACAAGAAGCGTGTTGCACGGGCCCTTCAAGAGCAGACAGGCCAGATAGTACTTTCAAAGGATTTATCCAATATAGTGACAATGAACAAGGACCCAAAGAGACACGACCTGAAGACGACTGTGGACTACCTTCAATCCACATACA GGTCTGACTGCCATGTCTTAACAAGCAGTGGAGAGTTCCGAGGGCTGCTGATCTGTACTCAAGAAATGAAGCAATCAATGCGCCGCTACCCAGAGTACATTGGAATTGATGGAACTTACAAGCTTCTTGACATTCGGACGCCTGTATTCGTAATCCACAACGTTGATGGGAATGGAAGTACAGAGACAGTATGCATCGCCCTGGTCGTGCACGAAGATGCTGAGACGCTAGACTGGCTGCTGTCCAAGTTCAAGGAACTCCACCCAGCTGCATCACAAATTGGTTGTGTTATGGCCGATAAAGACTTGTTGGAGCGTCAGCTACTTAAAGAGCACTTCCCTGAGGCTAACATCCTAGTGTGCGCTTACCATACGCTGCGGACCTTCAACCGGGAGATCACTACACAAAAGATGAATATTTCCAGTAATTTAAGAGAGAAGATTTTGCAGGTGTTGCAGGGTATGGTTATGGCAAGAGCCGAAGAGAAGTTCGATGAACTTGAAGGAAAGCTGTATGAACTTGCACCACCTAACGTGATCCAATACTACGAGAAGAACTGGAAGACAACTAAGTATGAGTGGTATACGGGACCCCAGTTCATGGAAGGATCATTTAGCAATACCACAAACAACAGGCTCGAACGATTTAATGGGCAGCTGAAAAATATAATGGGGACCAAGAACTCCTTAAAGGACTTCTTCATTCAGCTCTTCAATTTGCTGGGCGTGCTGAGAGAAGAGCACAGGCATAGCTACTACTATGCACTCTCGAAGACTCCAACTGACTTCGCTGATTGGGATGCCCCTCTTCAGCTATACTATAGCAGGCTGACGCCCTACGCGTTTCGACATGTGCAGAAGCAGTACGAACTCTCCAAGCTTGTGCGACTACCAGAAGCAGTTGATGGTACTACATACATCTACAGAAGTAGTGCAGGTTCAACTCTCACTGTCACATGTGAGGAATGCCAGTGCACAGAGTTCCTCTCTATGCACCTTCCCTGTCGTCACATTTTTGCGGTGCGGCGTGAACAGACCATGAACCCATTTTCCGAACACATCGTGGACAAGAGGTGGACCCGACAGTACTACAACGAAGAGTTTAGGCAACCTGGTCAGGCATCGACCCAAACTGAAGAAACAGGAATCCCAGCAGTCACATGCTCGGAAATTGTGTCAAGGAAACGACCAATGGCACAGCACGAAAAGTATCGCAGGACTTTTCCATACTGCAAGCGCCTTGCTGAACTGGCCTCCGAAGAAACTGGGCAGAATTTCCTGGATCGTCTTTCCTTGCTTGTGTCCATAATTAATGCATGGGAAAGAGGACACACAGTGAGTCTACCAGTTCAGCCAGAGAATGTGGATGAACGTATACCAGAAGCATCACACAGGTATCTCACCCTCATGGAAGTACCCAGCATGTCTAAATGGTGTGTGCCATGGAGGACATTTAGCATCCTACTCAACTTCAAATATACGTGCACGCTGCAGTCTTTATCAGCAACATGCCTTCTAGTGTATCAGCAATATGCCTTCTACTACATCATTCCTCATCCGTGCTAA
- the LOC135391916 gene encoding uncharacterized protein LOC135391916 codes for MEVAATDVLCELPSVTASADTLNAIKMPSRIRVRGRPKGASKTVIGVPAKRRRLGSKAPTPVLHGVPQEQSTSAESIEGYEMSSRGHHARTKKPGLVKFFELPLRTRQLKMLEWFVSKSKAEDVLLRNTLIEEDDVEVFPSRVSEAALDEAVDLNVISGYFTADGWAAVCNLISTKKTNMVWKCNLCRETLDADSISCDSCLHWFDVVCARVSRARLSAEAPWFCETCCRK; via the exons ATGGAGGTTGCAGCCACAGACGTGCTTTGTGAGCTCCCAAGCGTGACAGCTTCTGCTGACACACTTAATGCAATAAAAATGCCATCACGGATAAGAGTTCGCGGCCGACCAAAAGGAGCCTCGAAAACAGTCATTGGGGTACCAGCAAAACGCCGTCGCCTTGGCAGCAAAGCTCCGACTCCTGTATTGCATGGTGTGCCACAGGAGCAATCTACAAGTGCAGAGAGTATTGAAGGCTACGAAATGAGTTCGAGAGGCCACCATGCAAGGACCAAGAAGCCTGGCCTAGTCAAGTTTTTTGAGCTACCATTAAGAACACGGCAACTCAAGATGCTCGAGTGGTTTGTCTCAAAGTCTAAAGCAGAGGATGTACTGTTGAGAAATACCTTAATAG AGGAAGATGATGTTGAAGTATTCCCAAGCCGAGTCTCGGAAGCTGCCCTTGACGAGGCTGTTGATCTGAATGTGATTTCCGGATACTTTACAGCTGACGGTTGGGCAGCAGTGTGCAATCTTATAAGCACCAAGAAGACCAACATGGTGTGGAAATGCAACTTGTGCAGAGAAACCTTAGATGCAGATTCCATTTCATGTGACTCCTGCTTACATTGGTTTGATGTAGTTTGCGCACGAGTATCCAGAGCAAGACTCTCTGCTGAAGCGCCATGGTTTTGCGAAACATGCTGCAGGAAATAA
- the LOC135391915 gene encoding queuosine-tRNA galactosyltransferase-like, whose amino-acid sequence MRRDTVDVTIVVPLHNGEPWIDECLSSVIAQDFQGSLELSIYNDSSTDRSLELVEKWRTSLEQRKIVLTLSSGDACTGPKGVGAAKNRAVHQSCGRYLCFLDIDDIMGPERISSQYTTAIRSPSNTIVGSKFNRIPEGSTERYTVWANNLEQDKLDVQIFTSHGPTIIMPTWFCDRAVFEAVGGFDERGKGIPEDLIFFYKHLDLGGKLLRVDRVLLTYRYHQQAATFSVLESTIWDVRLDRMQRDFLSRWTTFTIWNAGKQGRRFYRALCKESRKKVVAFCDVDEKKIAKKVYIHEESEEVPRPRVPIIHFLQATAPLVICMKLDLTGGGFERNLSLMNLEEGKDYILFS is encoded by the exons ATGCGAAGGGATACAGTAGATGTT ACGATCGTCGTGCCTCTTCACAACGGAGAACCATGGATAGACGAGTGCTTGTCGTCTGTAATTGCACAAGATTTCCAAGGATCGTTAGAGTTGTCAATTTACAACGATTCAAGCACC GACAGATCACTTGAACTTGTAGAGAAATGGAGAACATCGCTGGAGCAAAGAAAGATCGTATTGACACTTTCGTCCGGGGATGCCTGTACCGGCCCCAAAGGAG TTGGAGCAGCCAAGAATAGGGCTGTTCACCAGAGCTGTGGAAGATACCTCTGTTTTCTAGACATA GATGACATAATGGGTCCCGAACGCATTAGCAGCCAGTACACTACAGCGATTCGTAGCCCTTCGAACACG ATCGTAGGCAGCAAGTTTAATCGAATCCCCGAGGGGTCTACAGAAAGGTATACGGTGTGGGCGAACAATCTGGAACAAGACAAACTTGATGTTCAA ATTTTTACGTCCCACGGTCCAACTATCATCATGCCCACGTGGTTTTGCGATCGAGCCGTCTTCGAAGCTGTTGGCGGGTTTGACGAGCGTGGAAAA GGTATTCCAGAAGATCTAATCTTCTTTTACAAACACCTGGACCTTGGAGGAAAACTTTTGCGAGTCGATCGGGTTCTCCTGACCTACCGCTACCATCAACAAGCTGCAACATTTTCTGTGTTAGA GTCGACGATATGGGACGTTCGACTCGACAGGATGCAAAGAGATTTTCTGTCACGGTGGACGACGTTTACCATTTGGAATGCTGGGAAACAAGGAAGGAGGTTTTATCGCGCTCTTTGCAAGGAAAGCCGTAAAAAG GTGGTGGCATTCTGCGACGTCGATGAAAAGAAGATCGCTAAAAAGGTGTACATCCACGAAGAGTCAGAG GAAGTCCCAAGGCCTAGAGTGCCCATCATACATTTTTTGCAAGCAACGGCACCACTAGTGATCTGCATGAAACTG GACCTGACAGGTGGAGGATTTGAAAGGAACCTGTCTCTCATGAACTTGGAAGAAGGCAAAGATTATATACTGTTTTCATGA